Genomic DNA from Leptotrichia wadei:
ATTGATCCATCTATTGTGTAGCTGTTAAGATAATTAGTTGTGTCTTTTCTTGAAATTCCAACTATACCGTAGTTTGCTCCACTAGGAGTAGATTCAGTAGTACTGTTTATATTTAATGAATTTGCTGTTAAACCAGTTGGTTTTGTATATTTACCAGAAACTTCGATAGTTGCATCTTTTGTATTAGTAAGAATACTGTTGTCAGTTCCAACTAAAGCGTTTCCATGATCAACTTTTACATCTTTTTCATTCTGAATAGTTCCATAAGATACATTTAATGCAGTTACAGCCTGATCTTTAGAACCTCCAGTTATATCAACAGTTCCTTTATTTACAAATCCTGATTCAGAATTTTTAGTTTTTCTCCATGTTGTATCATTACCATACACATCATTCCATCTAAATAGGCTATTTGCCATGCTAAGTCCCACATTTTGTAATTGATAGTTTGTATTTCCTTTAGCATCTTTTAAATCTCTATTTGTACCTCTTACATCACCTTCTACTTTTTTATTAGTATCAATTGTTACAAAAGTACTTTCCATTTTTATATCATTAAATGGATCATTCTTAGTTGGAGGAGTAGTTGCTGTTCTTGTTTCTTCTTTGTTTTCTAAATTAACATCTTCCCCTATTTTTACTTTACCGTTAATTATAGTAACATCAAGTTTATATGAATCACTTGCACTTGTACCATTTTTAATTTTCATTCCACCTGCATATTCACCAATTCCACTTAAGAAATTACCAGTTGCTGCACCAGTACCTGCTCCCCAGCTTTTATCACTGTTCCAGTTAATTTCATTTTTTGGCTGGTTAATAACTCCGATTGTTACGTTATCACTAAGGATATTTGCTGTTACTTTATCCATACCTTTGTATTTTGCATTAGTTTTAACATTTGCTTCTGAATTACTTCCTGCATAATCCCATTCTCTAGCAATTGAATCCCCACCAGCAATAATATTTCCTGCACTAGCAAAGCTTCCATTATATTTATTACCGCTTAATAAGATTCCGTCATACATATCTATATTAGTAACAGTAGAAGTACCAAAATCTATACTAGCTGTATCATTAATTCCTGTTCTGTGAACATAAAACGGACTTATATTGGCATGGTCATTCTCACCTGTATAACTAGGAGCCATACCTTTTCTAGTTCCAGAAAATGTAGCATTAGAAGTAGCTAAGGTAATATCCCCATTTCCATTTGGAGACTTATTATTTTGATGTAAAATATTACCTCCTTCATATTTAATAGAACCACCATTAGTAGCATATAAAGCTCCACTAGCACCACTTACAACAGAAACTTTTTCCATTTCAATATTAGAATTTGGTCCAGTTGCTACAGCTCCAATACCATAAATCAATGATTTATTGTTTGCATAATCAGTAACATCTGCTGAAGCATTCGCACCAACAACTTTAATAGTACCACCATTTTCAGCATAAGCACCTATATTTTGATATGTATGAGGTCTTGCACTTGCACTACCGCTACCATATTTACCGTTGCTTGTGTTTAAAACTAAATAATCAGTAGCATTAATATCTCCCTCAATTTTAATTTGTGGAGTGTTGATAGAAGCAAGGGCATTTGCACCATTAGCATATGCAATTATAGACTGAGGTGCGGCAGCTCTAGTAGATTTAGCATCTATACTTCCAGAATTTATAGCAAAGTAAGCTATACTTCCTAAATCTGGATTATTGTCACTTGCCTTACCAGCCATATCCACTGGACTCTTGAATTCAATTCTTGAAGGTTTTACAGCTGATGTGGTACTTTGAGCATATCCGGTATTTTGTATAACACCATCAGCATAACCAACAATAGTGTGTTCAGCAACAGAATTTAAGTACATGTCGTCATAATCTCTTTTAACAGCACCTGCATTCCAATAAACTGAATCACTTATAACAGTATTTTTACCAGTAACTTCAACTGTTGTTCCATTAGTTGCTTTAATCAAAGTATTATTTCTACTAGGTGTATTACCACCATTTTGAATACCAAATCCAACGTTTAGTTTCTCAACTTTAACATTATCCAAAGTCCCACTAAGTGCTGAAGAGATATGTTGCTTACCAATTCCACTACCTTGTCCAGAAGCAGCATCTACAACAACATTATTATCCCCAAACATAGCTCCTTGAATATAAATTTTACCTGCAAAAGCCCCAACTTGAGCATTACCGCTAGCATTACCGTCTGGTTTTTTCAAAGCAACCATAACATTGTTGTTACCTTTCATTTGTACATCGCTCAAAGTAAGTTTACTTGTATCATCATTTACAAATCCTTGTCCATCATAAACAACATTATCGTTACCATTAACCCAAATTCTACCTTTACCCGTAGTAGAACCATCACTAGTTTGAAGATTATCTGCACCAAGTGTTCCATGGCTATTACCACTATCTCCATTAGCTAATTGTAATTTTCCGATATAGTTATTAACACGATATACTGATACATTGCTATTATTTCCTTTAAGATCTATATCAACTGTTCCTTTGATTTCAACCTCACTATTATATGCTACATTTCCATTTTGGAAGTTAAAAATAACTTCTCCATCTAAACCTACACCGTTATCATAAATTTTATTCTTTTCACTTCCACCACTAGTACCAAAAGCAATCTCACTTTTAGTGTTCGTATTTGTATCTATAACAAACGCTGCTTGTTTTCCAGTTCCATTTAAATCTACTTCTACGTTATTTACACTATATTTACCACCTTGTATTTGAGCAAAAGCATCATTAGTTCCTAAAACATGTGCATTAAAGTTTTGCAATGTAACTGTTTGTCCTGTATTTGAAATTAAGACATCCCTATCTGCATCACCACTTCCACCTGGTGTCCAAGCTTCCCTGTATACGGTATACCAGTTAGACCAACCGTTTGAACTGTTATTATATTGAGCATCAACTAATTGATAAAACAAATTTTGTCTAGCTATTGCTTCAGTAGCACCAGTTGCTGTTACTCCTCCTAATGTAACAGTATAGGAAGAATAAGGTGGTGTTCCAACACCAGTAGGTGTACTATCAAGAATATTCTGATAAGTAACTCTAGAACCTCCTATCTCCGCATTTGGATTAGATGTATGATAATTACGAATCAAAGATTGTTGGTAAGAAGAATGTCCACCATATCCCCAATAATTGTACCACCAATAACCAGAACCTGGATAAGCTGAAGTAATACCATCATATCCAGCAGTTCCACCGTTTGGCGTATATGATTCAGTTGTTCCACTACCTGGTGCAGGACTGCTTAGGTTTTGATATCTTACAGTTGCAGACCAAGTTCTTGATGGATCCCACCACCAAGTCGAAGTACCAGTTGCATGACCTACAGAAGTCGTTCCACTGAAATTACCACCGATTGTCATATCTCCTTCACTTGTAGAGCTTGCACCCCCTAGTGTTGTTGAGGCTAAAGTATTGTTAGTACCATTTCTTTGGTTATATGTATTCATAGTATTCGCAGACCAACCATTCCAGGCTCTATATAAATTACTAGTACCATAAGTAAAGGTAGAATCATTACTCCAACTTCCACTAGTACCACCAATAGTATTAGTATTAGCTCGAGGGGTTCTACCAAATGCATTTCGTGCAGTAACAGTAGTATTTACTATATTAGGACTATATACAGTTGGATCGAATGTAGGATTAACTGGCATATTCACATTATCCAATCTTTCAGGCACATAAGGCTTATAAGGCTCATGTATATTAGCCGGATTGATTGTCAATGAATTCGGCTCCTTGTTACGAGGTATATTCAGGTTAGTTGCCCCATATAAATGCTTAGTAGGGTCAAACACATACTTGGTAAGGTCATTGTCTCTCTTGTAGTATTCAAGGAATTTTCCTCCCCTACCTCTATATGTTGTACCCCAGTCGTTGTTCATATATCCTGTCCCGAACTGGAATGATGACCATGGGCTCTTGATTACTTGGTCCCCTTGTCTTAACAGCTGAACAAGTTCGCTTTGAGCTCCCTTTAATGATTTTTCGTTCTCTTTTCTTGCACGCATGAATGATTGCCGCAGATCTGTTATGGCATCGTATGTCTGTGCTGTCACTTCCTGCTGTTCGCTTGCCACGTCTGCCACGTCAGCATGAAGCTTTGGCGCAATTGTTAAAAGCCCTGTTATCAGGAAAGAGATAAGCAGGCTGTCAGAATAATGCACGTCTTTACATCTTTTTACAAACGATCGCAAATCTCTTACAATTTGTCGCAAATTATTACTCATTGTTTCCTCCTAAAATTTGTAAATTTATAGCCATCCGCAAAAGCCGTCAGTTCCAATTAATGCAGCGCTTGCTGATTAATTTTCCAGCTTTCACAGCCGCCTGTTTTTTTGATTTAGGCTTTCACAACTTCCAAGAAAAAATATTCCCGCGAAATGCCTAAAAAGTATCGAAATAGCCTTATTTTTCCAAAAACCTTTCAAACACCCTCAACAAAGTCCAGCAAATTCCAGTAGAAATGAGGGATGGAAGGGGTGGAGTCCTTAAGGGGGGCCATAGAGGACTATTTTGAAGTAAAATTTAATATTTTATTTAAAATAATAAGTTTTAAAAAAAATATTTCTAATATAATTTATATAATATTTATATTAAATATTAAATATTTTTGATGGTTATTTTTAAATAAATTTTAGTGAAATGGTAAAAAATTATTAATAACCAAAAAAGACTAGAAACATTAAGGACTTGATGTTTACTATTTTTTTATTGCTGAGGTTGTTTTGTTTTTCTTGCACAATTACTGAATCTGTCCGATAGTTATGCAAACTCAGAATTTAACAAAATAAATAATCTGAAGCAAGGGTCTTGACCTCTTATAGAGATAAAAAGAATTAGGTTGTCGAATATATCGTCATATCATAAATTTTTTTATATAATATAGAAAAAATACTTGACAAAAAACGATTACTATTGTAAACTTATAACATAAAAGATTACAAATGTAAACATTTTAGACGAGGTAGAGATTATGAAAGAAAGTAGCAGAATTGATCAGAAGTGGTATATAACTGATGCAGAATGGGAAGTGATGCGTGTTGTTTGGGCAAATAATGAAGTGACGAGCAGGTTTGTGGCAGAGGTGCTTTGTGAAAAGATGAATTGGAAGCAGGCTACGATAAAGACTTTGTTGAATCGGTTGCTGGAAAAGGGCGTTTTGAAAAAGAGGGAAATAGGGAATAAGTATATTTATTCGACGGATTTTACAGAAAAGGAAGTGGCTAATAGTTATATATTGGGGACTTTTAATAAGATTTGTAAAACGAAGGTTGGGGAAATGATTGGGAAGGTTATTGAGAACAGTGAACTTAGTTTTGATGACTTGGAGCTGATTTTGAAGGCTGTGGAGGAAAAGAGGAAGACGGCTGTGGAGGAGGTTTTGTGTGACTGTGTGAAAGGGCAGTGTAATTGTGAGCATAATGGGCATAGGCATGTTTGAAAATATAAAAAAAATTAATCTGTTAAATTTATAAATTTTTTAAGTAATTGTAAAAGTAAATTATTAAAAATTAAGAAACAGTAATATTTTTGATAGTAAAGTTTAAGAGGAGGAAAAAAATATGGCAGAAAAAATTTATACAGTAACTGGGATGAGCTGTGCGGCTTGTGCTAATGCTGTGGAGAAGGCACTTAACAAGAATGAGGATATTAATGCTTCGGTTAATATTGCAACTGAAAAATTGAATGTTGAGTATGATGAAAGGAAGTATGATTTTGATAAGATTAGGAAAATAGTGGAATCGGCTGGGTATGGGCTAGTTGAAAATATGACTGAGGACAGGAAAGTTGAACTTTATCAGGAAAAAATAGCGAGTTTGAAAAAACGATTGATTTTGGCGATTGTATTTGTTGTTCCACTTTTGTATATTTCGATGGGACACATGCTTGGGGCGGCGCTTCCTGAGTTTTTGAATCCTAAGGTAAATGCGCTTAATTTTGCATTGGCACAATTTGTGCTGACTTTGCCAATCATTTATGCTGGGAGAGATTTTTTTTCGCATGGTTTTAAAAATTTGGTAAGAAAATCACCAACAATGGATTCGTTAATTGCAATTGGAGCGACAGCGGCGATACTTTATGGAATTTATGCAACATATAGAATTGTTACTGTGGATCCTGAAGCGCACATGGATTTGTATTATGAATCGGCTGGTGTAATTATTACGTTAATTTTGTTTGGAAAGTTGCTAGAAGCAAAGACAAAAGGGCAAACTTCATCGGCAATAAAAAAACTTATCGGACTTCAGCCTAAAAAAGCTAAAATTATTGAAAATGGTGTGGAAAAGGAGATTTTAATTGAAAATCTGAAGGTTGGAGATATTGTGATTGTAAAGCCTGGAGAAAAAATTGCAGTTGATGGGAAAATTGTGGAAGGTGCAACTTCTGTGGATGAATCAATGTTGACTGGGGAAAGTTTACCTGTTAGTAAAAAAGTTGGGGATAAAGTTGTTGGAGGAAGTATTAATAAAAATGGGAGTATTAGATTTGAAGCAACTGAAATTGGGAAAAATACAGTCTTATCACAAATTATAAAGCTAGTTGAGGAAGCGCAAGGGTCGAAAGCTCCAATTTCACGAATGGCTGATGTTGTGGCGGCGTATTTTGTGCCGATTGTTATTGGAATTGCGATAATTACAGGAGTTGCCTGGTTTGTGAGCGGAAGCGGATTAGTTACTGCATTGTCGTTTTTTATCGCCGTACTTGTAATTGCATGTCCGTGTGCATTGGGACTTGCGACTCCGACATCAATAATGGTTGGAACTGGAAAAGGTGCTGAAAACGGGATTCTTATTAAAAGTGGAGAAGCTCTTGAAACAACATATAAAATTAAAACAATTGTATTTGATAAAACAGGAACAATTACTAAAGGAAAGCCTGTATTAACTGATTTGATTGCTTATGGAAATTACAAGGAAGATGAACTTTTAAAAATTGCCGCAAGTGTGGAAAATGATTCTGAACATCCGCTGGCAGAGGCAATTGTAAATGAGGCAAAGGGGAAAAATGTTGAAATTAAGCCTTATGAAAAATTTAGGGCAATGCCAGGTTATGGGATTCGTGCGACTTTTGAAGGCAAGGAAATTCAAATTGGAAATAAAAAATTAATGGAAAATAAAAAAATTGATGTGAAAATTTCTCAAAAGGACTATAATATTTTATCAAATGAAGGAAAAACTCCAATGTATATTTCGATTGACAATGAATTGGCAGGAATTGTTGCAGTTGCCGATGTTATTAAGGAAACAAGCAAAGAAGCCATTGAAAAATTGAAAAAAATGGGAATTAAAACAATAATGCTTACAGGAGATAATGAAAAAACTGCAGAATTTATCGCAAAGCAAGTGGGAATTGATGATGTAATTTCAGAAGTTCTGCCTTATCAAAAATCTCAAAAAATAAAGGAACTTCAGGAAAAAGATGAATTTGTCGCAATGGTCGGAGATGGAATCAACGATTCGCCAGCGTTAGCCCAAGCAAATGTAGGAATTGCAATAGGAAATGGAACAGATGTGGCTATAGAATCAGCTGATATTGTTTTAATTAGAAACGATTTGCGGGATGTGGCTGGAGCGATTGCATTAAGCAAGGCAACAATTACAAATATAAAGGAAAATTTATTCTGGGCATTCTTTTACAACGTACTTGGAATTCCTTTTGCAGCTGGAATATTTTATGCATTTTTTAATGGACCGAAGTTAGACCCGATGATTGCGGCTTTTGCAATGTCGTTTAGTTCGGTGTCGGTTTTGGGAAATGCTTTGAGATTGAAGTTTTTTAAAGTTAAATAATATTTTTAAAAAATAGGTTGAATTTATCCTATATTTATGATATTATACTTTATAAGAGGTGAGCAATATGAAAGCAGAATTAGACAACTTAGTTTCAATGAAGGAAGCTAATCAAAATTTTTCAAAAGTGGCAAGAATGGTAGATACAAATGGATCTGTTGTCATTTTAAAAAATAATACCCCAAAATATATTTTAGTTGATTACAATTTAGCAAAAGAAGTTGAAAAAGAACCAGTAAAATTTGCGGAAGATAATGAATTGGAAATGGTTTCATCTAAAATTTTAAAGAAATACAAAAAAACATTTGAGGAATTGGCAAAATGATTCTTTTATCTGAAAAGCAAATATTAAAACTTCATTCTGAATTGGTAGAAAAATTTGGAGGAATTGATGGAGTTAGGGACAAAGGTTTAATTGAAAGTTCAATAAATAATGTTTATCAATCTTATTTTGGAGTTGAAAAATATCCAACAATAGAAGAAAAGGCTGCAAGATTATGTTATAGTTTTATTAAAAATCATGCTTTTTTAGATGGAAATAAGAGAATTGGAATTTATGTTATGATGGTTCTTCTTGAGTTAAATGGAATTAGTTTAAATTGTTCTAATGATGAACTTACAGAATTGGGGTTAAAAATAGCAGATTCTAGTATAGGATATTCTGAAATTCTTGAATTTATTTATAAGTTCAAGTAATATTAAAAATTTATTTATAAAAAAACCGTTTTAAATGAATTAATCAAATAAGACGGTTTTTTATTTTGTTTTTAAATTAAAATATATTTAAAATTTTATCCTTCTTTTATGGCAGGTTTTAATGCTCCTAAAACAATAGCCGAAACAATACTTCCAATTATAACTGCTACTAAATATAGGAAGAAGTTGTTACTTAATGCCATTACTAGGATTCCACCATGTGGAGCAGGTATTTTTATATTAAATAGTCCTGTTAATGCTCCTGCGATTGCGGAACCTACGACACTTGCTGGTATTACTCTTGTTGGATCTGCCGCTGCATAAGGGATTGCACCTTCTGTGATGAATGAGAATCCCATAATGTAGTTTGTAAGTCCAGCTTCTCTTTCTTGTGCAGTAAATTTATTTTTAAATAATGTTGATGCTAATGCGATTGCGATTGGAGGAACCATTCCACCAGCCATAACTGCTGCCATTGGTAAACTTCCACCAGATGTCATTGTAGCTGCCAATGTTCCAGAACCAAATACATAGGCTGCCTTATTTACAGGGCCTCCCATATCAATAGCCATCATTCCACCAAGAACTGCACCTAATAGAACAGCGCTTGAACCAGACATTCCATTTAACCAAGCATTTAAACCGTTGTTAATTATTGCTGCAAATGGATTTATAACAAGTACCATTGCTACACCTGTGATTAATACTGATAAAACTGGATACAATAATATCATTTTTAATCCGCTTAAAGATCTTGGCATACCTGATAATGCTTTTACTAAACCTTGTACAACATATCCAGCTAAAAATCCACCAAGCAATGCACCAATAAATCCAGAACCACCAGCTGTTGCAATAGCTCCTGCAACTAGTCCTGCCGCCAATGCCGCTCTTTCACTAATACTGTAAGCAATATATCCAGCTAATACTGGAACAAACAATCCAAATGCCTGTCCGCCAATATCTTTTAACATTTTAGCTAATGGCGCTTTAGAACCATATTCTGCTCCCGCTCCACCATTACCAGACAATGTATCAACTAAAAATGCCAGTGCTATCAAAATTCCTCCACTTATTACTAACGGAAGCATATATGAAACTCCACTTAATAAGTGTTTGTAAAGTCCTTTTTTCTCAGATGAAGATGATTCAGAAGAATCTGCAGTTTTTGAACCGCTTGCATGGAAAATAGGAGCTTTTCCATCTAAAACCTGTTGAATTAACGCTTTTGCATTGTTAATTCCTTCTTTTGCTTCCACTTGAATTAACGGTTTTCCGTCAAATCTGTCAACTTCGATATTTCTGTTAATTGCTAAAATTACACCAGTAGCTTTTTTAATATCTTCATCAGTCAAGACATTTTTTCTGCCATCCGCACCATTTGTTTCAACTTTTATGTTTATTCCCATTTCATCAGCTGCTTTTTTTAGTGCTTCTGCCGCCATATAAGTATGGGCAATTCCTGTCGGGCAGGCTGTTGCTGCAATTATGTAAGGAGCATTTTCATCAGTTGGAGCTTGTGCAGTTACAGCATCTTTCTTTTCTTCTTCTGCAAATTTTTCTGCTTCAGCTTTATTAATAATTTCCAGTACTTCATCAGCTGTCTTTGCATTTTCAAGAGCTTCCTTGAAATCATCATCCAATAATAATTGTGATAATCTTGCAAGTGTTTCAATATGAGTGTTATTTGCACCATCTGGAGCGGCAATCATAAAGAACAATGTTGCAGGTTCTCCATCTAATGAATCATAGTCAATTCCTTCTGGTTTTCTACCCATTGCGAGTGCAGGTTTTTTTACATATTTTGTCTTAGCATGTGGAATTGCGATTCCTTCACCAATTCCAGTTGAGCTTTGAGCTTCTCTAGCCATCAATGCCTCTACATATCCGTCATAATCATTCAGAACACCTGTTTTTTCGTGCAATCTGGCAAGTTCTTTAATTATGTCAACTTTAGTTGTAGATTTTACATCTAGACTAATTCTATCTTTGATTAGTAAGTCAGATATTTTCATTTTTACACCATCCTTATTTATTATTTTTTTATTTTATTCTTTTAAAGTAAATAATTCTTATTTTTAGCCATAGTAAAGCAACTTTAAAATTCAATACAAAAATCATCACTATTTTACTTCAATATATTAAGTTTACTTATCTTTTAAAAAGTTTCCTTTGAAATTTCAATTTCATCATATAATTTATCTACTAAATCCTTTTCTGCAAGCCCATAAGAATAAGCTGTAGCACTTCCTGAAGCAACTGCCAGTCTAAATGAATCTTCTGGAGAAAGCCCCTTTACAAATCCTGCAGTAAACCCTGCAACCATAGAATCTCCAGCACCAATTGAGTTAATTAATTGCCCTTTTGGAACAGATGCTTCCAGCACAAAGTCCTTGTTTACAAGCAATGCCCCTTCGCCACCTCTAGATAAAATGACATTTTTAACTCCTCTGTCTAAAAAGAATTTACATTTTTCTACGATTTCAGCCTTTGTTTCCAATTTTTCGTTAAACATTTCTCTTAGTTCATGAATATTCGGCTTAACAAAAAGATTATTGTGAATATTGTCTTGTAATAAATTTCCTCTTGTATCAAGCACAATTT
This window encodes:
- a CDS encoding PTS fructose transporter subunit IIABC — its product is MKISDLLIKDRISLDVKSTTKVDIIKELARLHEKTGVLNDYDGYVEALMAREAQSSTGIGEGIAIPHAKTKYVKKPALAMGRKPEGIDYDSLDGEPATLFFMIAAPDGANNTHIETLARLSQLLLDDDFKEALENAKTADEVLEIINKAEAEKFAEEEKKDAVTAQAPTDENAPYIIAATACPTGIAHTYMAAEALKKAADEMGINIKVETNGADGRKNVLTDEDIKKATGVILAINRNIEVDRFDGKPLIQVEAKEGINNAKALIQQVLDGKAPIFHASGSKTADSSESSSSEKKGLYKHLLSGVSYMLPLVISGGILIALAFLVDTLSGNGGAGAEYGSKAPLAKMLKDIGGQAFGLFVPVLAGYIAYSISERAALAAGLVAGAIATAGGSGFIGALLGGFLAGYVVQGLVKALSGMPRSLSGLKMILLYPVLSVLITGVAMVLVINPFAAIINNGLNAWLNGMSGSSAVLLGAVLGGMMAIDMGGPVNKAAYVFGSGTLAATMTSGGSLPMAAVMAGGMVPPIAIALASTLFKNKFTAQEREAGLTNYIMGFSFITEGAIPYAAADPTRVIPASVVGSAIAGALTGLFNIKIPAPHGGILVMALSNNFFLYLVAVIIGSIVSAIVLGALKPAIKEG